The following nucleotide sequence is from Peribacillus sp. ACCC06369.
GCATCATTAAATTGCCTCCAATCCCCGTTTTCCTGCGTAGCCACCGCTTTTACCACTTCAGGAGGGATTTCAGTCTCTATTGCCGCATTCGTCAGTAAGCAGTTAATCTGCTTATAGGAAGGATTTACATTCGGTTGGATTTCACCAAATGATGAACACGCATTGGTTATTCCGGACTCTGCAAAAGCAGCCTGTCCATTGAACAAACCGAGTGTCAAACAGGTCATTATCCCAATCTTCATTAAAGGTATCTTCATCGATCGAACTCCAGTCTATTTATATTTAAATCTATAATAATAGTACCATGATAGACTGGTGAATGCAGGTATAAATAGGTATATTCCCCTAAAATATCCTTGCATCACAAAAGGAGCTTACCCGCATTTTCGGATCAGCTCCTTTGTTTTTGAATCACAAACTATGTATGGTGTTGGATCATACGATCACTTCCACCGTTTCCCTCGTCTTCCTTACCAGGCACATGATTCCCGGCACGATGAAGAAGATAAGCGGCCAAACATGAAAGATCGTCAGAATGCCCGTAATGATCAATAAGATTCCGGCTGCCTTCGCTTTGCCGCCTTTTAATAGAAAGATAGCAATCAAGCCGCCTGCCAAGGCAATGAACAGCGATATGATTCCCGCCCATAGTAAGCCCATGAAAAACTTGATTGACATATCGACCTCAGACGTCGAAAACTCGGAGTCTGACATTAATGAGTAGTCCATCATTTCTGTCATATCGATACTGTTGAGATAAACTGCCGTTATAATCGTCACGATTAAAGAAATCGCAGCGATACTCACGCCTATGATACTTAATACGAATTCCCATGTGCGTTTCATTTACTTCGCCTCCCTAGAAAAGTCACTTATATATATACCCAATCTGGGAAGGAATAAAAGACTTTTATTCCTTCCTTTCAAAATCTGTGAGCGTCCATTTGGTATTTTCATTTTCCTTACTTGGATCGATAAGGCATGATGAATGGAAAAATCAATCCGAAGAAAGTACCCGTGGAGCTTGGCTCTTCTGAAAAAAGAACAGGGAAAATGAGCCGATATATGGCCGTCAATCATCCTTCTTTTTCAATCGTTCATTTACTTCATCCGCTTTATTTTCCAGGTTATGCATTTTTGTCATATGTTTTATAAAGAAACGGACAACCTTCACAACCATTACGATTAACAAAACGAGTAGAGCAAGATAGAATAATTGCCATAAAATATCGCCAATATTAAACATGAAAACACTCCCTTCCAAAGGAAAATCATATCATTTAACACCGGTCTTTTGGGTAAAAAAAGGAAAAAGACTCTGTTTTTTTCAGAGCCTAAAAACCATTCCTATTCACGATCAAAGCCACCAATTGTTCAACAGACGGTTCCTCGGGCATCATATCCACTTTAAATCCATAGTCTTTAAGTCTTTTGCCAGTACTTTCCCCAATTACCCCGATGGAGGCATGATTTAGCAACCCTTCAATATCCACGTCTGCCTGTTTCCCATATTCCAACAGCATATCAACTGAATGCTGATTCGAAAAAAGTACCGTTCCGACAGCTTTCCCGTCTAGCATTCTCGGAAGGATTTCAAGGAATCTTCCATCAACAAATTTAGTGATGGTTTGAAAATAGTCTCCTTCCCCATGAGCCGGATCTCTTTGATCCTTGTTTCGATCTCCAATGACCAACAGTGTTCCGGCTTCCGGCATCTCGGATTTGAGCTCGGCCATTAGTCCACGTTGTTGTAAAGCTTTCTTCGATTTCCGCGATATCACATAAAGTTTTGAAGAAATCCGGCGGAAATCAATAGCGTGTTCAGTAAGTGAATCCAAGAATCCATGGACGCTTTCGGGTGAAGTGAAGAGGATTCGATCATACGAAAGAAAAGAGATCAGCTGACTTTCTTCTATTTCAACTTTTGCCGCATTCCATTTAGGAAACTCGATGACATCGCCGCCAAGTTCATGCAGCGTTTCTGCCAAGGAACTCTTTGCCGTCCCGGTCCGGGCCACTAAAAACCGTTGACCATATAGTGGCTTCTTTTCGAACCATTGCAGTTTTCCCCTTAGTGAAATGATATCCCCGACCAGGGTGATCGCCGGATTGCTAAGCGACCTTCCACTTACCTTTTCGACGATATCATCCAAGGTCCCCTCGACCGTTTCCTGTCTTCCATAAGTGCCCCATTGAATGACGAGTGCCGGCGTGTTCCCCGGCTTTCCATGATTGATCAAATTTTCGCGGATATACGGAAGGTTTGCTACACCCATATAAAATGCAACCGTATCTATACTATTCACAAGCCCATTCCAATCTATATCCTTCTTCGTTTGGTCATGGCCCGTCACCATCGCAAATGAACGTCCATAATCCCGATGCGTGACGGGGACTCCTGCGTACATGGATGCAGCAATGCTGGACGTAACCCCCGGAATGACTTCGAATGGGATACCCTGAGCTTTCAACGATTCCGCTTCCTCCCCGACTCTTCCAAAAACGGCGGGATCACCGCCTTTCAAACGGACGACCCGATGCCCCGCCAGTGCTTTGGACCCAAGCAGCTCATTGATGTTCCCTTGACTGATACCATCCGCATAAGGTGTCCCACAATATATCAATTCACAATCGAGGGTCGCAGCCTCCAATAGTTTGGGATTCAGCAATCTGTCATATAAAATGACATCCGCTTTTTCAATCTCTTTTTGACCTTTTACGGTAATCAGGCCCACATCACCCGGACCTGCACCAACAAAATAGACCTTACCCTTGGTCATACCACACTCACCCCTATCTGCTTGCAATTCCCTGATAATATTTCACCAGCTCCACCATTGCACTGCCCATCCGTTGATCTTCAGGATATATGACCCGCTCTATCCCTTCATCGATTACCACCTGCGCCGTTACCTTTCCGACTGCAAGAGCAATTACATCCGATGCAAACAGGTCGATTATCTTATCCTCCACACCTTGTTCACGGACAAATCTCATTAAATTTCGTGGCTGCGGTGCACTCGTGAACACAACGGAATCAATTTTGCCCTCAAGGATTTCTTGAATCAGCTGCTGCATCATTTCTTTTTCGGGCGGTATATGCTCGTATGGAAGAATTTCTTTATGTTTCACCTTTTGCTCATCCAACCAGTTCATCAAAAGAGGCGCCGGATCGCCGTGAAGCTGCAAAGCGACCTTTACATCTCCGGAAAGATGGCCTTCCAGATTACGAACGAGCCCTGCCGTACTGCCATCATCATCACGGATTAATGGCTGCAGGCCAATTTTTTTCAGCATATTCACCGTTTTATAACCCCTAGCTGCAATTTTCATGGACCGCAAAGCTTCTATGAAACGATCTCCCGCTTCCATTTTCACTGCCGTATTATATAATAGTTCCGTCCCCACTCCCGTCGTGAGGATGATCCAATCGAACTCCCCTGCCATCAAACGGGTGACATCCTCTTCCAAATGAGAATCATCAAGGAATACCGTCCCCTGTGCTGGACGAACCAGCGGGACTCCCCCAAGATTATGAACGATTTTACTAAGTTCTTCCGTTTTCCTCGCTCCCAATAAAGCAATGGTCCTGCCATTAAGCTTACTCATCCATGCCCCTCCTATATGTACATTCATTTTTAAAACCTCTTATCCATCTCAACCATTATACAAATTTTCAGTCTTTGAAACTATAAAAAACGAATTCCATATCAAAATCAACGCTTTTTCTTTCTAATACCCTATATGAATTCAAAGGAAAGATAGTTTAGCAGCACTTTGCTTTTTATAAGTCCCACCCTCGTGAGTTTGGAGCAAATACTCGTGAGTTTCGCGCTTTTACTCGTGAATTTGAAGCAAATACTCGTGAGTTTCGCGCTTTTACTCGTGAGTTTGGGGCAAATACTCGTGAGTTTCCAAGAAAGTAAAACTTGACCTGGAGTTCACTCCAGTTTGTCAAGGAGAGGCATTTCTTGCAAACCTTAACCGTATTGACCAATTTAAGTATTCGCACAAAAGAAAGAAGCACAACCTGCCCAAATTGCACTTCCAGTCACTAAAAAAAGCTGCCTCCAGGACAGCCAATTTCAATGATCTAACATTTATTAATTGTTATGAAGGGCCCTTTGGGCAATTTGCTCTTGTTCTTTTTTTACAAAAATATCATATTGACTAGTTTCATGGCGATTTTGAAAGTTTTCGGAACCTAAATTCATAGGCGTCTTCGTTTTGAATTGTATCCCTTCACTTTCCAATTTCGCAATCACCTTAAAATAATTTTCATTCCCGAATGCCGTATAAATACATGTCCAATATTTATAGGAAATGATTTTGGCAGTTAATATACATGCAAGCATGAAAACTAGTATTCCAATTATTATATACACCCTTTAGCTTCCTTTCATTTCGGACTTTTTCGAAAAGACATCCTGTACACTATATTCTTTGCCATACATAACATTTCCTTTTTAAGTAAAAAAAGGAGACCCCAGTTTCGGGTCTCCTTCTTCATATCTTCATTATTTTTCCGGCACGTTACAAGAACCGTCCGTACAAGCTTCGCCCGTTGCTGGATCATTCACCATTTGAAGCGGATTCTCCTCAGCCCACACTTTTTTCAGCGTATCAAGGAACGCTTCTGTTGGCTGAGCGCCGGAGATTCCATACTTGCGGTTAATGACGAAGAATGGCACACCTGTAATTCCAAGCAGGCTTCCTTCTTGCTCATTTCCTCTAACCTCCGCCGTGAATGCCGTTCCTGCCAGCATCGCTTCCGCTTCAGACTTTTCAAGGCCGGCCTCCTCAGCCAAACTAGCCAATGTAGCATGATCGCCAATATGTTTGCCTTCCGTAAAGTATGCTTTAAATAGGCGTTCATTCATTTCGTTCTCTTTGCCTTTCGATTCAGCAAAGTGCATCAAGCGATGAGCATCGAACGAATTTGTTAAGACCACTTTGTCCAAATGATAATCGAGTCCCAATTCTTTTGCCTGTTGAGTCAAGTTTTGGCTGTTCGCTTCCACTTCCGCCTGAGACATGCCGTATTTCTTGGCCAGCATTTCATTTTGCGTCATATTGATATCCCGCTCAGCCTCTGGGTTCAACTCAAAACTGCGAAATGAAACCTCTACCTGATCTTTATTTTCAAACTGCTTCAAAGCCTCTTCGAATCGACGCTTCCCTATATAACAAAACGGACATTGATAATCCGACCAAATTTCCACCTTCATGTAAAATACCCCCTCATTTTAAATGCAATCGCATTAAGCACATTATATAATCTTGGGTATCCTCTTGCAAGGAAATTACCCTAGACACTCATTTTCAAAATTGGTGAAGTCGACTTTTTTCATGAATTCTTCTAATGTATAGCCCTTTAATAGGCGCAATGTTTCCTTTTCGGCTTCGTTCATGATTTCCTCCAATGCCGAATCCAACTGCTTCCCGACTTCACCGCATTCGCTCGTTTCCATACAAACAAGGCATTCCGGCCGTACCGCTTGATACACATCGGCCAAAGTAAGCTGTGAGGCTGGTACCTTCAAGCTATATCCGCCTTCCCGCCCTTCCTTTGTTTCGACGATCCCCTCAGCTGCAAGCTGAGCCATCACCCTTCTTAAAAAAGTGGCATGTGAATTCACCTTCAAGGCGATTGCCGAACTTGTCAGGAGCTTTTCGCTTTGTGCGAGCCAAACCAGAGAGTGAATGGCAATTGCAAACCGCGGCGGTCCAATTTGATTGTTACGATTACCTGAAGACATGCTTATCCCCCTTACACCACTATCCATAGTAAGCCCATTATACTATGTTACGTTCTCCCGAACAAATGGACGCTTTGACTTAATTGATACAATCATATATTCTGAATAGTAAATCTTTATCACAGGAGAACTTCCATGAAGGAAAAATACCCCTATTTACTCGTCATACTTGGTGCCATGCTGTGGGGAACGACCGGAACTGCCCAGTCATTCGCCCCCGATGGAGCCCATCCCATAGCAATAGGTGCCGTCCGCTTGGCAGTCGGCGGTTCCGCATTATTGCTCATTGCAATCTGGCAAAAAAAATTAACGCGATATAATTGGCCACTAAAGGAGACCATCTTAGCCACGTTAGGCATGGCCTGTTACCAGCCGCTATTTTTCATGGCTGTCAGCATGACCGGAATTGCCATTGGCACCATCATCACTTTAAGCAGCGCCCCCATCATCGCCGGATTCCTTGAATGGCTGTTCAGTAAAAAACGGCCATCAACAAGCTGGTGGACCGCCACGGGTTTATCGATTGCCGGGTGTCTACTGCTTTTTTCAAATAAAGGATCCGTTACCATCGATCCTGTAGGTGCGCTGCTTGCGCTTGGGGCTGGAGTTTCCTTTACGGTATTCACATTGGTTAGTAAAAGGATTTTGGATAAACAACCTCCAGAAGCAACTGCCGCTGTCATCTTTAGTTTTAGCGCCCTGCTATTGGCACCCGCTTTATTCATACTGGATATCAGCTGGATCGGCACAGCGAACGGGATGGCCGTCAGCCTTCACCTTGGACTTCTTGCTACAGCAGCAGCCTACTTATTTTTTAATAAAGGACTTTTATCCGTTCCTTCATCAACAGCCGTTTCCTTATCACTCGCCGAGCCGCTGACAGCCGCTCTTCTCGGTGTCTTCCTTGTCGGCGAGAGCTTGTCCCCCATGTCATGGATCGGGGTCGGATTACTCTTATGCGGAATCATCTCATTGACGATTTCACCAGGGGTACGAAAAAAAACTAGATTGATGAACCAGGAGCTGTCCTAAAGTGAAAGTGAAAAAAGTCAGGATAATTTCCTGGCTTTTTTTCAACTTTCCTTACTAATGAATCAGCCTTTGAGTTTTACTAAGTAAAACAAAAACCAGACGGCATGGTTTTGTTCATCGGCGGCAGCACGCCGGAACGCCTTTCTGATGGTTCTATCAGCCGCACCATCTGCGACATCCAGATAAAAATCCACTGTTTCCTGTTCATCTTGAACGGCAAATTCCAATCCGGCTGCATAGGAGTCCGGGCATGGTTCCGTCACTTTAGGCTGTGGCTGCATCCCGGTCAAGCTGTTGTATATCCGGGTGAATGCTTGAATATGTTTTATTTCGTCTTCCCTTATTTCAATGATTTGTTTCCTCTGCTTTTCATCCGGCGCTAATGCTGCCAATTTCTCATAACACTGGATGGCACTGTACTCCCCATTTATCGCCTTTTCTAGCTGAATCACCATATCCTTCTGTCTGTTCCAATCACCTTCATACGTATCATGCCCATACATGGCATAACCCCTCCCTGTTCTTTATCCCATATAGTATGAATAACAGAGAACCAGGTGCCCATCAAAACAATTTATGCCTTCAAAGTATGAATTTGAAGAGAATTCTCGCCGCCCACGTTTTCTGACATTCGACGGTATAAATACAAGCGGAATGGGATCTTATGATGGAATATATGGCTTTAAGGCCTTTTTACATGAAAAGGGTATCTTCGTACAGGCAAAATCCCCCTTTCGGCACCAGTTGAAAACCCGGCAAAAAATCCTTTTGCCGGGTTTTCCAATCCTATTGAATGATTTGCACATTTTCATATAAATAAGCTTCTTCCGGTGCCTTTATTTTTTTCGACTCTTTTAAATCGATCACAGGTACGGCTTCACCTTTATAGCTTCCTTTTTTTAATGTACCCGTTATGGTGTACCAATCATTCGTCTTCATGCCCTCCACATTCCCGTTGACCATATATCCGTATAATGTCGCATCGACTACACAGCAGGACATGGAGAGGCGGGAGATGGCCATTTGTTTGTCCGTAAAAGTATCTTCACGATATATAAATCCCGAAAGCTCTATTTCTTTCCCCTCAATCGCATCGAGGTTGTTCAGCAAATCATCCAGTACCTCAAAGTAATTATCATCCGTAACGGTGATTTTATCCCCATTCACATGTTTCCCAGTATCATACGAACTTACCTTCTGTGGCTGCTGATTCGCCATCCCTCTTTTTGCCAGCACTTCACCGCTTAATGTAAAATCGGTCAAGGTGAAGCCGAGAAGGATCGGAATGAAAAACAAACTATATTTCAGGACCAACGCGGACGAGGAAGACTCTCCATTCGATTCGCAATTACAATGATGTGTACCCTGTTTTTGTTTTTTTAGACGGAGAAGACTGATCACTAAAAAAGCAAAAAGCGCCGCCAATGCATATGGAACCATTTTGGGTGCAATCAATTTCGTTAAATGTCCCGAAACATACAATTTAAAAATCATGAGGCCCAGTCCAAGCAGCAGCAATCCCTCTAGTCTTTGGATAAAAAAACGTTTCATCAGAAGCCCCCCTTACTGATCAATCCGCCTGCAATCAGGCATAGGCTGAAGACGACTGCGAAAACAAGCAAGACATATGTGACGACAAAGCTCCGTTTAAAACAGGACATCATGATCAGGACATTTTTCAAATCCAGCATTGGCCCAAATACTAGGAAACCCAGTATCGAACCTGGTAAAAAACTATGGGAAAAGGAGGCGGCAACGAATGCATCAGCTGAAGAACAGAGTGATAGCACAAACGCAATCCCCATCATCAACGCCGTGCCTTTTATCGGCGCCTGACCAATATCGGCCAGTATGGTCCGATCCATAATCACTTGAAATATACTGGCAAACAAAGCCCCGATGATAAAGTATCTGCCGACCATGAAAAATTCCTGTGAAGTATGATCAATGAAGCTTGTCCATTTAGTTGACCGAAAATCATGTTCATGCCCATGAACCAGTTCCACCTTCTCCTCTTTCACCACATCTTTAGTGCTGAATATATAAACGAATAAACCTACGATCACGGCGGTCAAGACACAAAGAATGATTCTTCCATATAGAATGGACGGATTATTTTGGAACGCATAATAAGTTGAGCCAAACACGATGACATTCAATATTGGAGCAGTTACAAGCAAGACAACACCTGCATGGACCGGGACACCCTTTTGAATCAATCTCCGTACGACCGGTATAATTGCACATTCGCAGACCGGAATGATCAGTGCTGCCCCTATCGCAGCAAAAATAGCCGTCAGGGGTCGTTTTGGTATCATTCGCTGAATGATTTCTTCACTGATGAACAACTGAATGAATGAAGATGCAATGGCACCCAGGAACAAGAAAGGAATCGATTCTAAAAACAAACCCAAAAACACGACGAGCACAGAGTGAAGCATCGGATAGCCCGAGAAATCAATCGCTTTTGGAATGAACACATCGCCTAGAAAAAAGAACGCTAGCAGCAAAAACAATAGAATCAATAACAGCAAATTGCCCGTGTATCGTTTCAAAAGCATGTTCAACCACCCTCACAAATCATAATTATTACGATTTAAGTTTTGATTCGGTCTAGTATATGCTTTTGATAGGATGAACATGACAAGAAACAAAAAGAGAATGGAAGACATTCCTCCACCCTCATTTATTTCTTCGATAAAGATCTCTGCTCTTGTATCCCTCTCCTAGAATCAATTTCATTTCCTGGCGCCGTTTCACTTGGGTCGCCTCTTGTTTCGCACTATACACGTAGCGGGCCCAATCTTTACGGTACCCTGGGGTAAGTGCTTGATAGAACGCAAGCAATTCAGGGGATTCCTGCAAATCTTTCTCAATTTCCTGAATCATTTCGATATAATCATCTACTGATTGGCTTGCTTTGGTAGATGGACGGTTTCTATTTTCCGAATCTTCTTTCAGTCCGACTACCGTAAAGACATCATCCAATCCCACCATACGTGCAAACTTCATGTCACCCGATCCAACATAACCGCTTTCATCCGCACCCAGGCCTTGCATCAAATCATCACGATGAATAAATGTGGCATATTCTTTATTCCCCTTCTTGGGATATGCCAAATAGAAATAGCCGTTTTTACTCAAATGATTTTTCTCGATCACCTTATCCACGATTCCTTTTAAGGAATCCATATCCAATACAAAGGCAAATATAAGATCATACGCTCTTTCAATAAGCTCTGTATCGTAATCCGGAAGCTCCGCTAAATAATCCGCCCCGGCTGGCAAATCCAAGACTGCCACCCGTTCATATTTATGTAAATTCAGTTTTTCAACTATTGTTTTAGCCATCGGCATTCACCCATCCCATTTCATTTTGACTATCTACAGTTTAAAAGTTCCCCATTCGGTTCGCAACTTTTGATAATCGTTTCCATCTAAAAAGCAAAATGACGATGAGTAAACCTTCCGTCTTTTTTCATATAATCATTTCTAGGAAAATATTAACTGTGCTATACTTCAGATATAATCAATACCAACGCTTAGCTTCTAATAGTTTCTTTTTCCCTTTTGAATGCCAACTTACATTTCCGGATTCACCAGAGAAAGCCCTAGAGTCGCATTCTAGTTTTTGAAGCTCAACATTCAGATTGCAGGCATAAATTTAACTTTTATGCATAGGCATGATAGGGTATCAACGCTCCAGAAAAGATATAGTCCCTGGAAGTACTGTTCTGACTTCAGCTCTGCATTTCTTCCTCAAGACAACATTAAAGCCGATTATTGAACAATGTCCTTACCCATGAAATATGCCTTTTCTTCACACTTACTCAAATCGAAGCCTATCTTAGATGCATAGTGTCACTTCTGCAAAAGCACCCATAACCCAACATTGAAAACAAATCACGAATCCACTTAAATCAGTGTATTTTTTAATAAGTTCCCTCATCGTATGTCCTAGTTTTTATGCAGTCGATATCCCTTTGTTTTTTCTATATAAAAAAATCAGTGATGCTTTCAAATGGGGGTGTCACAAAAGGGGAGTTCCCATGAATTTTATCGAGTATGATTTACTATTCGAATCAAGAAACCAGTTAATAGAGGAAGTTACGGAATTGGATGAAAAAATGCTCCACCATAGGCCTGCACCTGAAGTATGGACCATCGCCCAAATTTGCCATCATTTATATCTTACTGAACAGGTATTTACAGAAGCTATAGCAAATGGCATTCAGGAAAGGGACTTTAATAATATCATCCAAAAAAACATTTACTTGGTTACTAATAGAACAAAGAAATTCGCAACCCCTGATATCATTTCACCCTCAAAAGCCCCCTTTCAATTATCGAGCCTTATGGATTTACTGGCAGAATCAAGGGATCGGTTATTACAGGTTCTTTACGATATGGATTCAGATATCATCTTGAATAGAAAGAAAGCCAAGCATCCCCTGTTCGGGGACCTCTCTTTGGATCAATGGATTGAATTATTATCCTTACATGAACAAAGGCATATCAAGCAGATACAAGAAATAAAATCATCGGTATTATAATCCCTTCCACCTGAGCTGAATAGACTAAAAAGCTAGACACTCATTTCTAAAGTGTCTAGCTTTTACTATTTTGAGAACTCGTTACTATCCAGTTAGAAATAACAGACATGTTTTTCTGGCATTTTTGTAAAAACCAATTTTCCACTGAGCGTTTCATACAGCCAAATATCGGTTTCCTCTATCATTATTTATACGATGGCATACGTTCGATTTACCCTTCTCTTTATCAATTTGTCATAACTTTTCTGAAGTGACACAAAATAAAACCATTAAAAATTTTGACTTACTGATAAAAATGATGTACATTACCTAGTGGGGCGAACAATTTTTATATAAAATGACAAAAATATTCGTATATAGAGGTGCATAGTATGGAAAACGTGTTTGATTATGAAGATATTCAATTAATTCCTGCAAAATGTGTAGTAA
It contains:
- a CDS encoding TIGR03943 family protein; amino-acid sequence: MKRFFIQRLEGLLLLGLGLMIFKLYVSGHLTKLIAPKMVPYALAALFAFLVISLLRLKKQKQGTHHCNCESNGESSSSALVLKYSLFFIPILLGFTLTDFTLSGEVLAKRGMANQQPQKVSSYDTGKHVNGDKITVTDDNYFEVLDDLLNNLDAIEGKEIELSGFIYREDTFTDKQMAISRLSMSCCVVDATLYGYMVNGNVEGMKTNDWYTITGTLKKGSYKGEAVPVIDLKESKKIKAPEEAYLYENVQIIQ
- a CDS encoding Rrf2 family transcriptional regulator: MSSGNRNNQIGPPRFAIAIHSLVWLAQSEKLLTSSAIALKVNSHATFLRRVMAQLAAEGIVETKEGREGGYSLKVPASQLTLADVYQAVRPECLVCMETSECGEVGKQLDSALEEIMNEAEKETLRLLKGYTLEEFMKKVDFTNFENECLG
- a CDS encoding DUF4064 domain-containing protein, whose amino-acid sequence is MKRTWEFVLSIIGVSIAAISLIVTIITAVYLNSIDMTEMMDYSLMSDSEFSTSEVDMSIKFFMGLLWAGIISLFIALAGGLIAIFLLKGGKAKAAGILLIITGILTIFHVWPLIFFIVPGIMCLVRKTRETVEVIV
- a CDS encoding DinB family protein, translated to MNFIEYDLLFESRNQLIEEVTELDEKMLHHRPAPEVWTIAQICHHLYLTEQVFTEAIANGIQERDFNNIIQKNIYLVTNRTKKFATPDIISPSKAPFQLSSLMDLLAESRDRLLQVLYDMDSDIILNRKKAKHPLFGDLSLDQWIELLSLHEQRHIKQIQEIKSSVL
- a CDS encoding EamA family transporter, with product MKEKYPYLLVILGAMLWGTTGTAQSFAPDGAHPIAIGAVRLAVGGSALLLIAIWQKKLTRYNWPLKETILATLGMACYQPLFFMAVSMTGIAIGTIITLSSAPIIAGFLEWLFSKKRPSTSWWTATGLSIAGCLLLFSNKGSVTIDPVGALLALGAGVSFTVFTLVSKRILDKQPPEATAAVIFSFSALLLAPALFILDISWIGTANGMAVSLHLGLLATAAAYLFFNKGLLSVPSSTAVSLSLAEPLTAALLGVFLVGESLSPMSWIGVGLLLCGIISLTISPGVRKKTRLMNQELS
- a CDS encoding ferritin-like domain-containing protein, translating into MYGHDTYEGDWNRQKDMVIQLEKAINGEYSAIQCYEKLAALAPDEKQRKQIIEIREDEIKHIQAFTRIYNSLTGMQPQPKVTEPCPDSYAAGLEFAVQDEQETVDFYLDVADGAADRTIRKAFRRAAADEQNHAVWFLFYLVKLKG
- a CDS encoding permease, whose product is MLLKRYTGNLLLLILLFLLLAFFFLGDVFIPKAIDFSGYPMLHSVLVVFLGLFLESIPFLFLGAIASSFIQLFISEEIIQRMIPKRPLTAIFAAIGAALIIPVCECAIIPVVRRLIQKGVPVHAGVVLLVTAPILNVIVFGSTYYAFQNNPSILYGRIILCVLTAVIVGLFVYIFSTKDVVKEEKVELVHGHEHDFRSTKWTSFIDHTSQEFFMVGRYFIIGALFASIFQVIMDRTILADIGQAPIKGTALMMGIAFVLSLCSSADAFVAASFSHSFLPGSILGFLVFGPMLDLKNVLIMMSCFKRSFVVTYVLLVFAVVFSLCLIAGGLISKGGF
- a CDS encoding uroporphyrinogen-III synthase; protein product: MSKLNGRTIALLGARKTEELSKIVHNLGGVPLVRPAQGTVFLDDSHLEEDVTRLMAGEFDWIILTTGVGTELLYNTAVKMEAGDRFIEALRSMKIAARGYKTVNMLKKIGLQPLIRDDDGSTAGLVRNLEGHLSGDVKVALQLHGDPAPLLMNWLDEQKVKHKEILPYEHIPPEKEMMQQLIQEILEGKIDSVVFTSAPQPRNLMRFVREQGVEDKIIDLFASDVIALAVGKVTAQVVIDEGIERVIYPEDQRMGSAMVELVKYYQGIASR
- the cobA gene encoding uroporphyrinogen-III C-methyltransferase, translated to MTKGKVYFVGAGPGDVGLITVKGQKEIEKADVILYDRLLNPKLLEAATLDCELIYCGTPYADGISQGNINELLGSKALAGHRVVRLKGGDPAVFGRVGEEAESLKAQGIPFEVIPGVTSSIAASMYAGVPVTHRDYGRSFAMVTGHDQTKKDIDWNGLVNSIDTVAFYMGVANLPYIRENLINHGKPGNTPALVIQWGTYGRQETVEGTLDDIVEKVSGRSLSNPAITLVGDIISLRGKLQWFEKKPLYGQRFLVARTGTAKSSLAETLHELGGDVIEFPKWNAAKVEIEESQLISFLSYDRILFTSPESVHGFLDSLTEHAIDFRRISSKLYVISRKSKKALQQRGLMAELKSEMPEAGTLLVIGDRNKDQRDPAHGEGDYFQTITKFVDGRFLEILPRMLDGKAVGTVLFSNQHSVDMLLEYGKQADVDIEGLLNHASIGVIGESTGKRLKDYGFKVDMMPEEPSVEQLVALIVNRNGF
- a CDS encoding YdeI/OmpD-associated family protein yields the protein MAKTIVEKLNLHKYERVAVLDLPAGADYLAELPDYDTELIERAYDLIFAFVLDMDSLKGIVDKVIEKNHLSKNGYFYLAYPKKGNKEYATFIHRDDLMQGLGADESGYVGSGDMKFARMVGLDDVFTVVGLKEDSENRNRPSTKASQSVDDYIEMIQEIEKDLQESPELLAFYQALTPGYRKDWARYVYSAKQEATQVKRRQEMKLILGEGYKSRDLYRRNK
- a CDS encoding DsbA family oxidoreductase produces the protein MKVEIWSDYQCPFCYIGKRRFEEALKQFENKDQVEVSFRSFELNPEAERDINMTQNEMLAKKYGMSQAEVEANSQNLTQQAKELGLDYHLDKVVLTNSFDAHRLMHFAESKGKENEMNERLFKAYFTEGKHIGDHATLASLAEEAGLEKSEAEAMLAGTAFTAEVRGNEQEGSLLGITGVPFFVINRKYGISGAQPTEAFLDTLKKVWAEENPLQMVNDPATGEACTDGSCNVPEK